The DNA segment TCGCCCCATCAAAGCGACCAACCCTTTTGGTGGCTAGTCAGCCGTTTTTTAAGCATCTTTTTTTTGGTTAAGGACGCGACCCTTGTTGCATCAACTGGACAAAACGAGCTTTCATCTCGGGGCCACCCATGTCCGGGTACAGGGTCTGCAAATAGCGGACAATTTGTTTCGCTTCTTCAGGGTTACCAAGCTTCAGATGGCAGCGAGCAATTTCCAACTTGGCCTCGTACCAGGCCGGCGACTCCGATTTGCTTTTGCGGCTAACCTCGCGCCAGGCTGTCAACGCTTGCTCTTGCAACGCCTTGTCCGTGCCACGCGATAACATCCGGGCCAAGCTAATCTGGGCGTCAATGTCATTCGGCTTCTGCTGCACGATTTGTTGTAGCGCTCGAATACCCGCTTCCAGCTTGCCACTATTCGCGAGTGCCTCGGCCTCTTGCTGAGCAATCACGTCTCGGGTTGGTTCGTCGAACTGGGCGAAGTTGGGCCGAAGCATTCCAATCACGGCCAGTTCAAGTTCGGCAATTTGGCTACGCACTTGAGGCGAAGCGGAACTGGTCATTTGGCCGAGGGCCTGCAGCGTTTCCAAGAGTGTGAAGGGGCTACTATCTTCCGCTTTTTTTAACCGGGTTTTCGCTTCGTCCAATTTACCGAGCCCCGCCAAGGCGATCACTTGCAACGCTTCCAACCGGCTTTGCCAACCTTCTGGTGCATCAGGATTGCTTCGCTGGGCGACTTCCAAAATTGCTCGGGCGTTTTCGTACCCGTTACGGCCATAGTTCAGCCACAACTGGGCGGCCGTTTCGGCGGCGGCCCGCATGGTCGGGGTCCACTCTTGATTGACGGACTGCCCTCGCAGGACGATCTGTTCGAAGTAATCGATTATCTGCTGCACGTCTTGCTGCACGAGTTGGTCTTTGCTGACCGCATCTTGAAACCACTTGAGCGACGACTGACGCACACCATCGACCGCTAAGACAAAGTGGCTGGAAGTGGGGGGCACCTTCATGTAGGCTTCGGTTGCGGCTCGCCAGTTGCCTCGGGTGAACTCGATTTGCCCCAACCACATCGCGGCCTGATTGCCTGCTTCCCCTTCAGGCCAACGCTGAAGGTTTTCTTTCAGCAGGGCAATGTAAGGCTCTAAGTCAGGCGGGTTCGATTTCCGAGCGATCATCGATTGATAGTAGGCCGCCGTCAAATGCCGCAGCGAGGCATCGTCGGCAGAAGGAAACGCCAGGGCTGCTTCGCGCAGGCGTTTCACACCATCGGCCAAGTCGCCCGCTTGAATCGCAGCCGCAGCAGCGGCCAGGCGCAGTTCATATTCGCCGTTGATATCAAGCGATTCGTGAGCCGCCGTTACGCCCAGATCGTAGGTCTTGATCGCATCGGCCCATTCTTTTTTGCGGACATACCCTTCCGCCGTCCGCCGCAACAGATCGACGTTTTGGGTGCCTCCGGAAGTCGCGTTGCCGGTGAGTTGCTGCTCGGCCCGGCGCGCCCAATAGGGGCCGTATAGTTGGTCAAGCTGTTTGACGACCGCTGCGGAACGGTTTTGCCACTTCTGAATCTCGTCTTGCTTCTTCTCTTGCTCCGCCTCTTTCCACAACGCCAGATACGTTTCAAAGCAAGCGTAATCCATCTCTGGCGAAGTTTGTCCGTCGAGTTCGCGTCCTTGGTTGATCAGTTGAATCGCGGCTTGAAGTTCCCCCTGGGCAAGCTTCGCCCGAACGATCTCGGCTTGGGCAGCGAGGGCAACTTGAGGTGGTGGCATCAATTGCAAGACGCGGGCCGCTTTCGCTTCTGCTTGATCGAGCCGCCCCAGCGAGCGCAACGCCCGGATTTCCAACAGCAACGACGGCCACAAAACGCCCGTTTCGGGGCGCAGCTTGGTGAGGGGTTCAATCTCGCGAACGGCCAGGGCCATGCTGTTGGTCCGGTCGAGCGAGTCGGGCGGATAAGCGAGCCCTTGCTCTTCCAACGCTTGAATCGCGTTCAACGATACACGCCGCGATAGCGCCAACAACTGGTCGGTGCTGAGACCACCTTTCTTGCTGGTGTTGTGCGATTCCCGCAGCAACTGGTCGACGTGATCTTGCAGCTTGGTAAATCGCTGAAGCGTTTCCAGGGCCAGGTGCTGGGCGTCGGCCAGCTTATCAGTGTCTCCCAGGACTTCGCCTTCTTGCCGCAGCAAACGGACACGGGCCAACTGCGACAACGCATCTTGCACTTCCACCAGCACCAAGGCAGGCTGATCGGGGAATTGCTGAGTGAACTGGGGCAGCACTGCCGCAGCAGAACTCCACCAACGATCCTGTTCGCCGGTACGTGCATTCAAAGCGTGTAGCGTGTAGGCCCTGACCAACTCGGCGGCCATTTCGGCCTGGGCCGGAGGCGAGTTCTGATCGGCTACCACCCGCTGGGCAGCGTACCGTTCAGCCAACTCGAACAGTTGCCGATCGAGCAAGCCACTGATCATCAGCCGATCGTCTTCCAGCGTATCTTGCCCCCACAAACCACTGGGGACCAGGGCGATCAGGCAAATCGAAATGGCTAGGCGTATGTTCATATCGTCAAGTTAATCGGGCCCATCTCCGCAGGGTGCGTCTCGACGCACCAAGCCCTGCGAAGCGATTGGCAATGAATTGGGCGTTTGCGTTTCCACGCGTTGTTGGTGGTGGTTATCGTATTGCCGTGAGTGTTTTTTGTTGTGGCGGGCGTATTTTAAAACCCCTCACCCTAGCCCTCTTCCCTCAGGGGCGAGGGGACATGAGGTTGCCGTTGGTCAGGCTGGTCGGTAAGCGGCAGCTTACGCTTAGCCTGGCTCGACGGCGAATTGAATTTGTTGGAAGTTTAAGCGTCGGGACATATCGTAAACGTCGATCACCCGCCCGATCGGGACCGAATCGTCCGGGTCGATGATTAAGGGAATGTCGTTTTTAATCGAAGCCAGTGCGGCCAGGCGGTTTTCTACTTCGCTCAAGTCTGACGTGCTGGCCTTATTGATGGTGTACAGGAACTGCCCTGGCTGACCGGTGATGCGGACCACGACTTCGTCGAAGTCTTCCACTTCCAACGGTTTCTCCGCTTCGGAACCGATTTCATTCGGCGGGGTAATGCTGCTAGGAAGTGCGTACTCGACAATCTGAAAGCTGGCTGTCCACAAAAAGAAGACCAGCAGCAGGAACACAACGTCGATCATCGGCGTCATGGCAATTTGCAGGGGCTGGCGATCGCGATAGGGACTGGGGCGTTTCATCGGGCGGCATCCTCCGGGCGAATCACCGAGAACGCCACGTTCCAAATGCCTGCTTGAGCGGCGGCCAACATCACCGGTTTCACATTCGCGAACGGTGTTTCACGATCGCAGCGAATACGCACCTCAAGCGCTTCGCCGATCCTTTCACGTTCAACGACAAGCCGTTCCTTTAATTCCGCCGGCGGTACCCGATGTCCGGCCAACGACAGTGAACCGTCCGCGCCGATGTTCACGACAACCCGTGGTTGCTGATCGTCGATAATCTCTTGGCCACTTTCCGCCGTGGGCAAAGGAAGCGGCAACTGCGATTCCTGCTTGGCCAGGTGGCTGGAAACCAGGAAGAAGATGATCAGCAGAAACACGACGTCGATCATCGGCGTCATGTTGAATTCGGCCTGGCCTGATTTGAGGTTGGTCGGCACACGCACGCGACTAGCTCCTGGTGGCTTGGGCGGCGGCTTGCCGTTTGCGACGCTTGAGGGGCGTGAAGACCTGCTGCGCGACGTAGGCCGCTTCAGCGACCAGCTCGTCGACCCAGTTACGGAAGATGGCAAATGCCCCCAGCGATGGAATCGCCACCAACAAACCACCAACCGTGGTGACCAGGGCCTGGTAAATGCCTTCTGCCAAGTCGCCTGCCCCAGCAGCACCTTGGGTGGCGGCCACTTGTTGGAAGGCGAAGATCATCCCGGTCACTGTCCCTAGCAGACCCACCATCGGGGCGATGTTACCGATCACGGCTAGGTATTCGATCTTGCGAAACAGCCGGGCCGACTGTTCGGCGGTGGCATCTTCCAGCGCTTTTTCAACCGCGTTCCAACCACCGTCAAGTTCTGCAATGCCACTTAACAAGACAAACGAAAGAAAGCTCGGTCGTTCGCGGCAAACGCGTTCGGCGTCTTGCACTTTCCCTTGCAACAACAAGTCGCGCACCGTGTCGCCCAACTCAGGCGGCATGATCTCGGACTTGCGGATGGTCATGATATGCTCGAAGACGAGATAGGCCGCCGTCATCGAAAGGGCCAGCAGGAAGATCAGAATCAATCCACCGGTGATGCCGCCGCTCAGGATGATCTCGACAATGCCGGTCTTCTGCGGTGGTGGCGCCGGTGCGTTAGCCGGCGTTTCCGCTGGGGCGGTTCCTTGCGCAATCGCTGGGGCGGGCCCGGTTGCCGGAAACCACGCTTGGCCAGGGCCAAGCATGCCCAAGCCGAGCACCACCAGGCAAACGCTCCAGATTCCGATTCGAGTCAAATTCGCCAAGGTTGCCTCCTAGTTGCTACCTGAGTTGGCCAGTCGTTTGAGGGTCTGTGCCGCTTCTTGCCGGGCTGGCTGATCGCCATACTTTTGCAAAACTTCGCCAGCCACACGGCGAGCATCTTCGACCTTTCCGCTGCGTTCTAACGCTCGCGCGGCTTGCACCAGGCTTTCCGCAGCGACCGCTTGATGGGTGGGATAAAGGATCGGGGGACGCATCAACGTGAGCGCGGCTTGAATGTTGTTGTCGAGTTGTCGCCACGCTTTGCCGACAACCAAAGTCGGCCCTGCCAACGCCCCTTCGCGGAGGATGCCGGCAGCGAGTTGTCTTTCCCACTGGGCGACATCGTCAGGGGTGGCGGTGACGATCTTGGTTTGCCAAAGCTGGGCTTCCGCCAGCAGCGCGATCGCAGGCAGCTTGTTGCGGCGGAGGGTTCCTAAAACTTCGATCGCCTTCGAACGATCGGAGGTTCCCAGCAGCCAACTGGCGCCCAGCAGTTGCGCGTACGGCGAAGGCATTTCGAGCCACGTGCGGGCAGCGCGGTCTCGCTCGAAGTCGGGGGGTAAAACGAACCAAGCCAACGGCAATGCGTCGAGATGAATCGTTTGCGGGTCGTCTTCGACGATCTTTAGAAACGTGTTGCCTGCCTCGACAATGCGTCCTGAGTTTTGCAATGCGATGACCGCTTGGGCCATGATTTCGCGGCGGACCCATGGCCTCGATTCGGCTGCGGCAGCGGCTTCCAAGGTGCGGACGGCTTCGTTCGAGCGTGAAGCGGCTAACAGCTT comes from the Bremerella cremea genome and includes:
- a CDS encoding tetratricopeptide repeat protein encodes the protein MNIRLAISICLIALVPSGLWGQDTLEDDRLMISGLLDRQLFELAERYAAQRVVADQNSPPAQAEMAAELVRAYTLHALNARTGEQDRWWSSAAAVLPQFTQQFPDQPALVLVEVQDALSQLARVRLLRQEGEVLGDTDKLADAQHLALETLQRFTKLQDHVDQLLRESHNTSKKGGLSTDQLLALSRRVSLNAIQALEEQGLAYPPDSLDRTNSMALAVREIEPLTKLRPETGVLWPSLLLEIRALRSLGRLDQAEAKAARVLQLMPPPQVALAAQAEIVRAKLAQGELQAAIQLINQGRELDGQTSPEMDYACFETYLALWKEAEQEKKQDEIQKWQNRSAAVVKQLDQLYGPYWARRAEQQLTGNATSGGTQNVDLLRRTAEGYVRKKEWADAIKTYDLGVTAAHESLDINGEYELRLAAAAAAIQAGDLADGVKRLREAALAFPSADDASLRHLTAAYYQSMIARKSNPPDLEPYIALLKENLQRWPEGEAGNQAAMWLGQIEFTRGNWRAATEAYMKVPPTSSHFVLAVDGVRQSSLKWFQDAVSKDQLVQQDVQQIIDYFEQIVLRGQSVNQEWTPTMRAAAETAAQLWLNYGRNGYENARAILEVAQRSNPDAPEGWQSRLEALQVIALAGLGKLDEAKTRLKKAEDSSPFTLLETLQALGQMTSSASPQVRSQIAELELAVIGMLRPNFAQFDEPTRDVIAQQEAEALANSGKLEAGIRALQQIVQQKPNDIDAQISLARMLSRGTDKALQEQALTAWREVSRKSKSESPAWYEAKLEIARCHLKLGNPEEAKQIVRYLQTLYPDMGGPEMKARFVQLMQQGSRP
- a CDS encoding MotA/TolQ/ExbB proton channel family protein — its product is MANLTRIGIWSVCLVVLGLGMLGPGQAWFPATGPAPAIAQGTAPAETPANAPAPPPQKTGIVEIILSGGITGGLILIFLLALSMTAAYLVFEHIMTIRKSEIMPPELGDTVRDLLLQGKVQDAERVCRERPSFLSFVLLSGIAELDGGWNAVEKALEDATAEQSARLFRKIEYLAVIGNIAPMVGLLGTVTGMIFAFQQVAATQGAAGAGDLAEGIYQALVTTVGGLLVAIPSLGAFAIFRNWVDELVAEAAYVAQQVFTPLKRRKRQAAAQATRS
- a CDS encoding ExbD/TolR family protein, with product MKRPSPYRDRQPLQIAMTPMIDVVFLLLVFFLWTASFQIVEYALPSSITPPNEIGSEAEKPLEVEDFDEVVVRITGQPGQFLYTINKASTSDLSEVENRLAALASIKNDIPLIIDPDDSVPIGRVIDVYDMSRRLNFQQIQFAVEPG
- a CDS encoding ExbD/TolR family protein codes for the protein MRVPTNLKSGQAEFNMTPMIDVVFLLIIFFLVSSHLAKQESQLPLPLPTAESGQEIIDDQQPRVVVNIGADGSLSLAGHRVPPAELKERLVVERERIGEALEVRIRCDRETPFANVKPVMLAAAQAGIWNVAFSVIRPEDAAR
- a CDS encoding tetratricopeptide repeat protein: MTLYPRSPDDTPTQVYGTIVDYTGQSLVLQKPTGQSSIPTAKVQAVRTDYGPSYLEGLKLLAASRSNEAVRTLEAAAAAESRPWVRREIMAQAVIALQNSGRIVEAGNTFLKIVEDDPQTIHLDALPLAWFVLPPDFERDRAARTWLEMPSPYAQLLGASWLLGTSDRSKAIEVLGTLRRNKLPAIALLAEAQLWQTKIVTATPDDVAQWERQLAAGILREGALAGPTLVVGKAWRQLDNNIQAALTLMRPPILYPTHQAVAAESLVQAARALERSGKVEDARRVAGEVLQKYGDQPARQEAAQTLKRLANSGSN